One window of Fibrobacter sp. UWP2 genomic DNA carries:
- a CDS encoding Na/Pi cotransporter family protein codes for MMTWMALKMLGCLALLMFGMKSMSEALQKMAGPQLRHVLGTMTTNRFTGMLTGMFVTASVQSSTATTLMTVSFVNAGLLTLMQAISIILGAHIGTTVTAWIMSLGFSFNIANFVYPAFFIGIILVYLNKKRVLGEFLFGVGFLFLGLTTLKETGFAVVQDPGASASISSFFARFSDPNFFNSLFFLVMGTVLTLCVQSSAAIMAITMILCSTGVLHIDQGIMLVLGENIGTTITANIVALSANTQARRAALAHFTINVIGVIWVIIVLKWFLAAVCNVVGFDLSIHMGEPGYEKNLAKISVVLATFHSAFNVSNTFIQIWFIKYIEKFVCRVIKPKKSDEEEDSRLHFISSGLMGTPELSLLEARKEISLFATRTRKMFNFVPNLLEMKEENDFVKLFARIEKYEGISDNMEIEIAKYLNQVSEGRLSPESKTNIQSMLREISEIESIGDSCYNMARAINRKFRSKEDFTAEQYEHIKHIMGLCDKALEHMIAVLDDSQQVDANRTLNLENEINDYRKLLKEKNVDDIENQKYSYQMGVHYMDVVNDCEKLGDYVVNVVEAHANKKFST; via the coding sequence ATTATGACTTGGATGGCGTTAAAAATGTTAGGGTGCCTAGCCCTGCTCATGTTCGGTATGAAGTCCATGAGCGAGGCTTTGCAAAAAATGGCCGGTCCGCAGCTCAGACATGTGCTCGGAACCATGACCACGAACCGTTTCACGGGGATGCTCACCGGCATGTTCGTTACAGCCTCAGTACAAAGTTCGACCGCCACCACGTTGATGACGGTCTCTTTTGTTAATGCGGGGCTCCTTACGCTCATGCAGGCCATCTCGATTATCCTCGGCGCCCACATCGGTACGACGGTAACGGCATGGATCATGAGCCTCGGGTTCTCGTTCAACATCGCGAACTTCGTCTACCCGGCGTTCTTCATCGGTATCATTCTCGTGTACCTGAACAAGAAGCGCGTGCTAGGCGAGTTCCTGTTCGGTGTCGGTTTCCTCTTCCTCGGTCTTACGACCCTCAAGGAAACTGGTTTCGCGGTAGTACAGGATCCGGGTGCGAGCGCTTCCATCAGTTCGTTCTTTGCCCGCTTCAGCGACCCGAACTTCTTCAACTCGCTGTTCTTCCTCGTGATGGGTACGGTGCTTACCCTGTGCGTGCAGTCTTCTGCCGCCATCATGGCCATCACGATGATCCTCTGCTCCACCGGCGTGCTCCATATTGACCAGGGCATCATGCTCGTGCTTGGCGAAAACATCGGTACGACGATTACCGCGAACATCGTGGCGCTTTCCGCCAATACGCAGGCTCGCCGCGCGGCCCTTGCTCACTTTACGATTAACGTGATAGGCGTTATCTGGGTAATCATCGTGCTCAAGTGGTTCCTCGCTGCCGTCTGTAACGTGGTTGGCTTCGACCTCTCCATCCACATGGGCGAACCGGGTTACGAAAAGAACCTTGCGAAGATTTCCGTGGTGCTCGCCACGTTCCACTCGGCGTTCAACGTCTCGAACACATTCATCCAGATTTGGTTCATCAAGTACATCGAAAAATTTGTTTGCAGGGTCATTAAGCCCAAGAAATCCGATGAAGAGGAAGATTCCCGCCTGCACTTCATTAGCTCAGGCCTGATGGGCACTCCGGAACTCTCGCTCCTTGAGGCCCGCAAGGAAATCAGCCTGTTTGCGACCCGCACTCGCAAGATGTTCAACTTCGTACCGAACCTGCTCGAAATGAAGGAAGAGAACGACTTCGTGAAGTTGTTCGCCCGCATCGAGAAGTACGAAGGCATCAGCGACAACATGGAAATAGAGATTGCGAAGTACCTGAACCAGGTGAGCGAAGGCCGCCTGAGCCCGGAGAGTAAGACGAACATCCAGTCGATGCTCAGGGAAATTTCTGAAATCGAAAGCATTGGCGATTCCTGTTACAACATGGCGCGCGCCATCAACCGCAAGTTCCGCAGCAAGGAAGATTTTACCGCGGAGCAGTACGAGCATATCAAGCATATCATGGGCCTGTGCGACAAGGCGCTCGAGCATATGATAGCTGTTCTCGACGATAGCCAGCAGGTGGATGCGAACCGTACGCTGAACCTGGAAAACGAGATTAACGACTACCGCAAGCTCCTCAAGGAGAAGAATGTCGACGATATCGAAAACCAGAAGTACAGCTACCAGATGGGCGTGCACTACATGGACGTGGTGAACGACTGCGAAAAGCTGGGCGACTACGTGGTGAATGTGGTAGAGGCTCACGCCAACAAGAAATTCTCTACATAA
- the ispF gene encoding 2-C-methyl-D-erythritol 2,4-cyclodiphosphate synthase has translation MDKIYRSGIGFDVHKLVEGRKCIIGGVDIPYEKGLLGHSDADVLLHAISDALLGAAGLGDIGTYFPDTDPAFKGADSLELLRKVGEEVHKAGFEIVNIDSIVMCERPKVNPHKDAMKANIARVLGLDIRQIGIKGTTTEKLGFTGRGEGIASQAVAMVRSL, from the coding sequence ATGGACAAGATTTATCGTTCGGGCATCGGTTTTGACGTTCACAAGTTGGTGGAAGGCCGCAAGTGCATTATTGGCGGGGTGGATATCCCGTACGAGAAGGGTCTCCTTGGACACAGCGACGCCGATGTGTTGCTCCATGCGATTAGTGACGCCCTTCTGGGAGCCGCGGGCCTCGGCGACATTGGTACGTATTTCCCGGATACCGACCCTGCGTTCAAGGGCGCCGACAGCCTGGAACTGTTGCGCAAGGTGGGCGAGGAAGTCCACAAGGCTGGCTTCGAAATAGTGAACATCGACAGCATCGTGATGTGCGAGCGCCCGAAGGTGAACCCGCACAAGGACGCCATGAAGGCGAACATCGCCCGCGTGCTGGGCCTGGATATCAGGCAGATTGGCATCAAGGGCACCACGACCGAAAAACTCGGGTTTACGGGCCGGGGCGAGGGCATTGCGAGCCAGGCCGTTGCCATGGTAAGAAGTCTGTAA
- a CDS encoding ATP-binding protein has protein sequence MGVIAALCAVYFTMQVFEGEMAGQLKSQLRENLRLIETAYVGEALGDEPQKLSKFASKDLRITLIDSKGGILYDSDAETVKMENHNDREEVIDAFAKGAGEDLRYSSTLQAKVFYFAKRLNDGKVLRLGMRQANLQQVFSKTIPYLIVLLAAIVAAAILIAIGLSRAFISPLQKLVDQLGTPEWMKIENVYKEIAPLVNTIRKQDLELQLTIEQLSNEKQKITHLKDEFTANASHELKTPLTSISGYAELIENDMAKPEDVKMFAGKIHKEALRLQSIANDIITLSKLDGQQGELFDLNEKVNLWNVAHGCVEDLSLKASKKSVSVSLDGDKAAEIQGNSKLLYEMVFNLVDNSIRYTEQGGKVAVIVEPGAIVVKDTGIGIPEECQSRVFERFYRVDKSRSKETGGTGLGLAIVKHIAEVLHATIQLNSAVGFGTEIRIGFKV, from the coding sequence ATGGGGGTGATTGCAGCCCTGTGTGCGGTTTACTTTACAATGCAGGTTTTTGAAGGGGAAATGGCGGGCCAGCTCAAGAGCCAACTTCGCGAGAACTTGCGCCTGATAGAGACTGCGTATGTCGGGGAAGCCCTTGGCGACGAGCCTCAAAAGCTTTCAAAGTTTGCAAGCAAGGACCTTCGCATAACGCTCATCGATTCGAAGGGAGGAATCCTTTACGATAGCGATGCCGAAACGGTCAAGATGGAAAATCACAATGACCGCGAAGAGGTCATAGATGCCTTTGCGAAAGGGGCTGGCGAAGATCTCCGCTATTCCTCTACCTTGCAGGCAAAGGTGTTCTACTTTGCCAAGCGCCTGAATGATGGCAAGGTGCTGCGCCTCGGAATGCGCCAGGCGAACTTGCAGCAGGTATTTTCCAAGACGATTCCGTACCTTATTGTTTTGTTGGCGGCCATTGTCGCTGCGGCAATTCTCATTGCAATCGGGCTTAGCCGAGCCTTCATTAGTCCGCTACAAAAGCTAGTGGACCAGTTGGGAACTCCCGAGTGGATGAAAATCGAGAACGTCTACAAGGAAATCGCACCGCTTGTCAATACCATACGCAAGCAGGATCTTGAGCTGCAGTTGACCATCGAGCAGCTCTCGAACGAAAAGCAGAAGATAACGCACCTGAAGGACGAGTTTACGGCGAATGCTTCTCACGAGCTGAAGACGCCGTTGACCTCTATTTCGGGCTATGCGGAACTTATCGAGAACGACATGGCAAAACCTGAAGATGTCAAGATGTTTGCGGGCAAAATCCACAAGGAAGCGCTCCGCCTGCAGTCCATCGCGAACGACATCATCACGCTCTCGAAACTGGATGGGCAACAAGGCGAACTGTTTGACCTGAACGAAAAGGTCAACCTCTGGAACGTGGCGCACGGCTGCGTCGAGGACCTTAGCCTGAAGGCAAGCAAAAAATCCGTATCAGTCTCGCTGGATGGCGATAAGGCTGCGGAAATCCAGGGAAACTCGAAACTGCTTTACGAGATGGTCTTTAACCTAGTGGATAACTCCATTCGCTATACGGAGCAAGGCGGCAAGGTTGCCGTTATTGTTGAACCGGGCGCTATCGTGGTGAAGGATACCGGCATCGGCATTCCGGAAGAATGCCAGTCGCGTGTCTTTGAGCGCTTTTACCGCGTAGACAAGAGCCGTTCCAAGGAAACAGGTGGAACGGGGCTCGGGCTTGCTATCGTAAAGCACATAGCGGAAGTTCTCCACGCAACAATACAACTGAATTCGGCTGTCGGATTCGGTACTGAAATTAGGATTGGATTTAAAGTATGA
- a CDS encoding response regulator transcription factor, which produces MNTIYIVEDDSEIREMEAYALKSSGFDVNAFDCGKGLDEAVKTCVPDLIILDIMLPGEDGLSILRRLRAQDATKSVPVIMITAKGSEIEKVKGLDAGADDYIAKPFGILEFISRVKALLRRAGTLKADSEEQTSLSLGGVCIDMGKRIVTADGGNVELTYKEYELLKLLMSQPGLVYSRQQILEKIWGIDFKMDTRTVDMHIKTLRQKLGEQGSIIQTVRNVGYKAQ; this is translated from the coding sequence ATGAATACAATCTACATTGTTGAAGACGATTCCGAAATCCGCGAGATGGAAGCCTACGCGCTTAAAAGTAGCGGTTTTGATGTGAACGCTTTCGACTGCGGGAAGGGCTTAGACGAGGCTGTCAAGACATGCGTGCCCGACCTGATTATTCTCGATATCATGTTGCCGGGAGAAGATGGCCTAAGTATTCTGAGGCGCCTCCGCGCACAGGACGCTACTAAGAGTGTCCCTGTCATCATGATTACTGCCAAGGGCTCTGAAATCGAAAAGGTCAAGGGTCTCGACGCGGGTGCGGACGATTACATTGCAAAGCCTTTCGGTATTCTGGAATTCATTTCGCGCGTCAAGGCACTGCTCCGCCGTGCGGGCACGCTGAAAGCCGATTCCGAGGAACAGACTTCGCTATCGCTCGGGGGTGTTTGCATCGATATGGGCAAGCGCATCGTTACCGCCGATGGCGGGAACGTGGAACTCACCTATAAGGAATACGAGCTCCTGAAACTTCTCATGTCTCAACCGGGGCTCGTCTATTCCAGGCAGCAGATTCTGGAAAAGATTTGGGGCATCGATTTCAAGATGGACACTCGAACGGTGGATATGCACATCAAGACCCTCCGACAAAAATTGGGTGAGCAAGGGTCCATCATTCAAACCGTCCGCAATGTAGGTTACAAGGCGCAATGA